Proteins co-encoded in one Medicago truncatula cultivar Jemalong A17 chromosome 8, MtrunA17r5.0-ANR, whole genome shotgun sequence genomic window:
- the LOC11435702 gene encoding auxilin-related protein 2-like: MEVTIESTKEEPSLVGRIKTRRNLICLTHAQVAESVRMGWAVLEREKSSYNSFMYYSVSGGNGSEKDDKAGSDFDDLLAGFGRHAPNIGLSSEPTISASKTTSTAAEDPLKVYESTSAPMDSSTSNFTDPFEEISKFNGSRSTKNNSSSTSNGIIYEDTDSFDGLGRSVPALSSQRNSSKGFRF; the protein is encoded by the exons AAGTTACTATAGAGAGCACAAAGGAAGAGCCTTCTTTGGTGGGGCGTATTAAAACTAGACGAAATCTCATTTGCTTAACTCATGCACAG GTTGCTGAGTCAGTGCGCATGGGCTGGGCTGTACTTGAACGTGAAAAATCATCTTACAATTCCTTCATGTACTACTCAGTATCCGGTGGA AATGGATCAGAAAAAGACGATAAAGCTGGTTCtgactttgatgatttattaGCTGGATTTGGAAG GCATGCTCCTAATATTGGTTTGTCCTCTGAACCAACTATAAGTGCATCTAAAACAACCTCCACTGCAGCAGAAGACCCTTTGAAAGTATATGAATCAACTTCAGCCCCAATGGATTCATCCACAAGCAACTTTACAGAcccttttgaagaaattagtAAATTTAATGGTTCTAGAAgcacaaaaaataatagttcATCAACTTCAAATGGCATAATATATGAAGACACTGACTCTTTTGACGGGCTCGGAAGATCTGTACCTGCACTCTCATCCCAGAGAAATAGCAGTAAGGGATTTAGATTTTGA